In a single window of the Gemmatimonadales bacterium genome:
- a CDS encoding helix-turn-helix domain-containing protein, producing MRHLLLAAVAPRRLTRLGELGSAYCEWIVASSWAEAVASIRRHPVEMAVVDPLLGGRSGAQEIARLRAMFPSLPLLIYTDLTPPMASALLQLGRAGVTRALFSGIDDGLGTLQAEIGLELHRSASRQVIDALGGVINNLPANIRLALHGMLNQPGAAPTVAELSRRARVIRRTCERCFTRRGLPPPKTVILLARLLYAHRLLLDPGNTVDDVAAKLGYGKTRTLQAHLRWVFGMTAGEARAALTIEQAAAAVTDRFFPKPTRAAS from the coding sequence ATGCGACACCTGCTCCTCGCCGCCGTGGCGCCGCGGCGGCTCACGCGCCTCGGCGAGCTGGGGAGCGCGTACTGCGAGTGGATCGTCGCATCGAGCTGGGCCGAGGCCGTCGCGAGCATCCGCCGCCACCCGGTCGAAATGGCGGTGGTAGATCCCCTCCTTGGAGGGCGGTCGGGTGCGCAGGAGATCGCGCGCCTGCGCGCCATGTTCCCCTCGCTGCCGCTGCTCATCTACACCGACCTGACGCCGCCGATGGCGAGCGCCTTGTTGCAGCTCGGCCGCGCGGGTGTCACTCGCGCGCTGTTCAGCGGGATCGACGACGGGCTGGGAACGCTCCAGGCGGAAATCGGGCTCGAGCTGCATCGGAGCGCCTCGCGCCAGGTGATCGACGCGCTCGGCGGCGTCATCAACAACCTGCCCGCGAACATCCGGCTCGCGCTGCACGGCATGCTCAATCAACCCGGCGCCGCTCCAACCGTGGCCGAGTTGAGCCGCCGCGCGCGCGTCATCCGGCGCACCTGTGAGCGCTGCTTTACCCGGCGCGGTCTGCCGCCCCCGAAGACGGTCATTCTGCTCGCACGGCTGCTCTACGCCCACCGGCTGCTGCTCGACCCCGGCAATACGGTTGACGATGTCGCCGCGAAACTCGGCTACGGCAAGACCCGGACATTGCAGGCGCACTTGCGCTGGGTCTTCGGCATGACCGCCGGCGAGGCGCGCGCGGCTCTCACCATCGAGCAGGCGGCCGCCGCCGTCACCGATCGCTTCTTTCCCAAGCCGACCCGCGCCGCCTCCTGA
- a CDS encoding HD domain-containing phosphohydrolase: MASTSIAAGGYLLLVDAPGRERDAVESALRGLSHAVEVADTGAQAMAALRHAKIACALVALMLPDMSGADLAGSIGRLEPGAGVIVLGTRDSAELAVRLLHQGAANYLVHPVSPAALDAAVRAALERRQALLADADRRQRLHAEVAALTLELRAERTAAARVSVSVLESLVQLMERRDAFLAGHSVRVGQIAASLAAELGHTDEEIEQVREAGRLHDVGMLCIGDGILAKKGPLTEEEFAQVRQHVVIGAELVGRLPGLGIVSAAIRGHHEKWDGTGYPDGLSGEAIPWAARLIGAAEIYDALTTSRPYREATTAAGAVEQMRGLVGRALSPEAFDALANTVERRRALVFIDGGRDEALLASIEGKDVLGGPPAM; encoded by the coding sequence ATGGCCAGCACGTCAATTGCCGCCGGCGGGTACTTGCTGTTGGTCGACGCACCCGGCCGGGAGCGCGATGCCGTCGAATCGGCCCTGCGCGGGTTGAGTCACGCCGTCGAGGTCGCGGACACCGGCGCGCAGGCGATGGCCGCGCTCCGCCACGCGAAGATCGCGTGCGCCCTCGTCGCCCTGATGCTGCCCGACATGTCCGGCGCCGACCTTGCCGGCTCCATCGGACGCTTGGAGCCCGGGGCCGGCGTCATCGTGCTCGGCACCCGGGACAGCGCGGAACTGGCCGTGCGGCTCCTGCACCAGGGCGCCGCGAACTATCTGGTGCACCCGGTCTCGCCCGCAGCGCTCGACGCTGCCGTTCGAGCCGCCCTCGAGCGCCGTCAGGCCCTGCTTGCCGATGCCGACCGCCGGCAGCGCCTGCATGCCGAGGTCGCCGCGCTCACGCTCGAGCTCCGCGCTGAACGCACGGCCGCCGCGCGCGTTTCGGTTTCCGTCCTCGAGTCGCTGGTCCAGTTGATGGAAAGGCGGGATGCCTTTCTCGCGGGCCATTCGGTGCGGGTGGGCCAGATTGCAGCGAGCCTTGCCGCGGAGCTCGGCCACACGGATGAGGAGATCGAGCAGGTGCGCGAGGCGGGCCGCCTGCACGATGTCGGCATGCTGTGCATCGGCGACGGCATCCTCGCGAAGAAGGGGCCGCTCACCGAGGAGGAGTTCGCGCAGGTAAGACAGCACGTCGTGATCGGCGCTGAACTGGTGGGGCGTCTGCCCGGCCTCGGGATCGTGAGCGCCGCAATCCGCGGCCACCACGAGAAATGGGACGGGACCGGGTATCCGGACGGCTTGAGCGGTGAGGCGATTCCCTGGGCGGCGCGCCTCATCGGCGCCGCCGAGATCTACGACGCGCTCACCACCAGCCGGCCATATCGCGAGGCGACGACCGCGGCCGGCGCGGTTGAGCAGATGCGCGGGCTCGTGGGCCGTGCCCTGAGCCCGGAAGCGTTCGACGCGCTGGCCAACACCGTGGAGCGCCGGCGCGCGCTCGTGTTCATCGACGGCGGCCGCGACGAGGCGTTGCTTGCATCCATCGAGGGAAAGGACGTGCTCGGGGGACCTCCCGCGATGTGA
- the mazG gene encoding nucleoside triphosphate pyrophosphohydrolase, producing MQHDSARKRPLARAMALVRDLRTRCPWDRAQTRATLRPYLVEEVLELDQALACDDTARIRDEMGDFLLHLAWQLVLGEERGEFTADDVADTMERKMHRRHPHLFDLGPPEPWEQLKRRERLGAGGVLDGLPASLPDLLRAHRLQERAASVGFDWPDARGPIGKVREELAEVEEALAAHGPGSNGVAHDRVVDEVGDLLFAVVNLARKAGVAPGPALDRANRKFRDRFTAVERLAAERGIALDSAGLEVLDRMWEEVKREGP from the coding sequence ATGCAACACGATTCCGCGCGCAAGCGGCCGCTTGCGCGGGCGATGGCGCTGGTGCGCGACCTCCGGACGCGCTGCCCCTGGGACCGGGCGCAGACGCGCGCCACGCTTCGCCCGTATCTGGTCGAGGAGGTGCTCGAGCTGGATCAGGCGCTGGCCTGCGACGACACCGCGCGCATCCGCGACGAGATGGGCGACTTCCTGCTCCATCTCGCGTGGCAGCTCGTGCTGGGCGAGGAGCGTGGCGAGTTCACCGCGGACGACGTGGCGGACACGATGGAGCGCAAGATGCACCGGCGCCACCCGCACCTGTTCGATCTGGGCCCGCCCGAGCCGTGGGAGCAGCTCAAGCGGCGTGAAAGGCTCGGCGCCGGTGGCGTGCTGGATGGCCTCCCGGCATCGCTGCCTGACCTTCTGCGCGCCCATCGTCTCCAGGAGCGAGCGGCGTCGGTGGGGTTCGATTGGCCCGACGCGCGGGGCCCGATCGGAAAGGTGCGCGAGGAGCTGGCGGAGGTGGAGGAGGCGCTCGCGGCGCACGGGCCGGGGAGCAACGGCGTGGCACACGACCGGGTGGTTGACGAGGTGGGCGACCTCCTCTTTGCGGTGGTGAACCTCGCGCGGAAGGCGGGCGTGGCACCGGGGCCGGCGCTCGATCGCGCCAACCGGAAATTCCGCGACCGCTTCACCGCCGTCGAGCGTCTCGCCGCCGAGCGCGGGATCGCGCTCGACTCGGCGGGGCTCGAGGTGCTGGACAGGATGTGGGAAGAGGTGAAGCGGGAGGGGCCGTGA
- the alr gene encoding alanine racemase, which yields MTTTISCETARAWVDVDLGALAANAKTVAAIAGGRLLPMVKANGYGLGAIPVVQALEPLEPWGYGVASTVEAAELRAGGIARPIVLFTPLLPAWIDRCLALDVRPAIGDLEALRAWTARSERPFHLEIDTGMSRAGFRYDDPALRDAAGALLDAAPGWEGAFTHFHSPGCESATELQWARLCAALTTLPRRPALVHAANSAAAVRGRRYTADLVRPGIFLYGGGETTPSPRPVAAFRARVVALRRVAAGATVSYGGDWRAERPTTIATVAAGYADGVVRAEGRPRHIELNGRRVPVVGRVAMDMIMVALADDHAVSLGDIATIWGGLVSLDEQARATGTISYELLTALGPRVPRRYAPEPPR from the coding sequence GTGACCACCACCATTTCATGCGAGACGGCCCGCGCCTGGGTCGACGTCGACCTTGGCGCTCTGGCCGCCAACGCAAAGACGGTCGCCGCGATCGCCGGCGGCCGCCTGCTTCCCATGGTCAAAGCTAACGGCTACGGCCTCGGCGCCATTCCCGTGGTGCAGGCACTGGAGCCGCTCGAGCCGTGGGGCTATGGGGTCGCGAGCACGGTGGAAGCGGCGGAGCTGCGCGCCGGCGGCATCGCGCGGCCGATCGTGCTTTTCACGCCGCTGCTCCCGGCGTGGATCGACCGCTGCCTCGCGCTCGACGTCAGGCCGGCCATCGGCGACCTCGAGGCGCTCCGCGCCTGGACCGCACGCAGCGAGCGGCCGTTTCACCTGGAGATCGACACCGGCATGTCGCGCGCCGGCTTCCGGTACGACGATCCCGCGCTCAGGGATGCGGCGGGCGCCCTGCTCGACGCGGCGCCCGGCTGGGAGGGCGCCTTCACCCACTTCCATTCGCCCGGCTGCGAATCCGCCACCGAGTTGCAATGGGCGCGCCTCTGCGCCGCGCTCACCACGTTGCCGCGCCGGCCGGCCTTGGTACATGCCGCCAACAGCGCCGCCGCGGTGCGCGGGCGCCGGTACACGGCCGACCTCGTGCGTCCCGGAATCTTTCTCTACGGTGGAGGAGAGACGACGCCTTCGCCGCGCCCGGTGGCCGCCTTCCGCGCGCGCGTGGTGGCGCTCCGCCGCGTGGCTGCCGGCGCCACGGTGAGCTATGGCGGCGATTGGCGCGCCGAGCGCCCCACCACGATCGCGACGGTGGCCGCGGGCTACGCCGACGGCGTGGTGCGCGCGGAGGGGCGCCCGCGCCACATCGAGCTCAACGGCCGGCGCGTGCCGGTAGTGGGGCGCGTGGCGATGGACATGATCATGGTCGCGCTCGCCGACGACCATGCCGTGTCGCTGGGCGATATCGCGACCATCTGGGGCGGTCTCGTGTCGCTTGACGAGCAGGCCCGCGCGACGGGCACCATTTCCTACGAGCTGCTCACCGCGCTCGGCCCCCGCGTGCCGCGCCGCTACGCGCCGGAGCCGCCGCGGTGA
- a CDS encoding phosphopentomutase: protein MTRRAAIIVIDGLGIGSAHDAASYGDLGSDTLGNVARAAGGLSLPNLERLGLGRCGDLRGVRAIPSPTAAFGIAEPASAGKDSTTGHWELCGVLLEQPFPTYPHGFPAEVIDEFARRTGRGVLGNRPASGTAILDELGAEHRRTGKWIVYTSADSVFQVAAHEDTVPLAELYAACETARALLQPPHAVSRVIARPFVGTPGAWRRTGGRKDLSLPPPGPTLLDHLARAHQPRIGVGKVDDLFAGRHISSIHAPTNAEAYALIEGALLSMHRGLLLANVIEFDQTWGHRNDVAGFRRGLAELDRAVPRLLAGVRPDDLVIFTADHGNDPTTPSTDHSREVVPLLVYGPKIRPVALGRRSTYADVGQTVADFLGVAPLAAGVSFLQEVWSE from the coding sequence GTGACGCGACGCGCCGCGATCATCGTCATCGACGGCCTCGGCATCGGCTCCGCGCACGACGCGGCGAGCTACGGCGACCTGGGCAGCGACACGCTGGGCAACGTGGCGCGCGCGGCCGGCGGCCTTTCGCTCCCGAATCTCGAGCGCCTCGGTCTCGGCCGCTGCGGAGACCTCCGCGGTGTGCGCGCGATCCCGAGCCCCACGGCGGCGTTCGGCATCGCCGAGCCGGCGAGTGCGGGCAAGGACAGCACCACGGGTCACTGGGAGCTGTGCGGCGTGCTGCTCGAGCAGCCGTTTCCGACCTACCCGCACGGATTTCCGGCGGAGGTCATTGACGAGTTCGCCCGCCGCACGGGACGCGGGGTGCTCGGGAACAGGCCGGCGAGCGGCACGGCGATCCTCGACGAGCTGGGCGCGGAGCATCGGCGCACCGGCAAGTGGATCGTCTACACCTCGGCCGACAGCGTCTTCCAGGTGGCGGCGCACGAGGACACGGTGCCGCTTGCCGAGCTCTACGCCGCCTGTGAGACTGCGCGGGCGCTGCTTCAGCCGCCGCACGCGGTATCGCGCGTCATCGCTCGGCCGTTCGTGGGGACGCCGGGTGCCTGGCGCCGCACCGGCGGCCGCAAGGACCTGAGTCTCCCGCCGCCGGGCCCGACGCTGCTCGATCATCTGGCGCGGGCGCATCAGCCGCGGATCGGCGTGGGCAAGGTGGACGATCTCTTTGCCGGCCGCCACATCTCCAGCATCCACGCGCCCACCAACGCTGAGGCGTACGCGCTCATCGAGGGCGCGCTGCTCTCGATGCATCGCGGGCTCCTGCTTGCCAACGTGATCGAGTTCGACCAGACCTGGGGCCATCGGAACGACGTGGCGGGTTTTCGCCGCGGGCTCGCCGAGCTGGACCGCGCGGTGCCGCGTCTTCTCGCCGGGGTTCGGCCGGATGATCTCGTTATCTTTACCGCCGATCACGGCAACGATCCCACGACCCCGTCCACCGATCATTCGCGGGAAGTCGTCCCGCTGCTCGTCTACGGGCCCAAAATCCGGCCCGTGGCCCTCGGCCGCCGGAGCACGTACGCCGACGTGGGCCAGACGGTCGCGGACTTTCTCGGTGTGGCGCCGCTCGCGGCGGGCGTCTCGTTTCTGCAAGAGGTGTGGAGTGAATAA
- the miaB gene encoding tRNA (N6-isopentenyl adenosine(37)-C2)-methylthiotransferase MiaB: MPPRLYIETYGCQMNVADTEIIFGIFGREGYERTDEPGEADVVLVNTCAVRDNAEQRVIGRVGELQRHRRPGGVLGVVGCMAQRLGPRLLEQGGRVDLVAGPDSYRRLPLLLGLARSGERVSDTSFRGWEHYEDVPAVREPGPAAFVTVQRGCDYKCTFCIVPYTRGPERSRTLGGVVGEVERLAAEGVTEVTLLGQTVNSYYDGTHDFADLLRAVGGVDGIRRVRFTSPYPTDFTARVIEAMAQTAAVCEHVHLPVQSGSNAVLRRMLRRYTRERYLEVVAELRAAMPGITFSTDIIVGFPGETDAQFEETLSLVAEADLDDAYTFRYSPREGTPAVRLREAVPGEVASERLTRLIDVVRRQARRKNVARVGETHEVLVERPARRGGLMLGRTRRNHLVLLELPEHAVGEYRPVRLTGTTGSTFTGRVLTPELALL, from the coding sequence ATGCCTCCCCGGCTCTACATCGAGACCTACGGTTGCCAGATGAACGTGGCCGACACCGAGATCATCTTCGGGATCTTCGGCCGCGAGGGCTATGAGCGCACCGACGAGCCGGGGGAGGCGGATGTGGTCCTGGTGAACACCTGCGCGGTGCGGGACAACGCGGAGCAGCGCGTCATCGGCCGGGTGGGCGAGCTGCAGCGCCACCGCCGTCCGGGCGGCGTGCTTGGCGTCGTGGGGTGCATGGCGCAGCGGCTCGGGCCGCGCTTGCTCGAGCAGGGCGGGCGGGTGGATCTCGTGGCCGGACCCGATTCGTATCGACGGCTGCCGCTGCTTCTGGGCCTCGCCCGGAGCGGCGAGCGGGTGAGCGACACGTCGTTTCGCGGGTGGGAGCACTACGAAGACGTGCCAGCCGTGCGCGAGCCGGGCCCTGCCGCGTTCGTCACCGTACAGCGCGGCTGCGATTATAAGTGCACGTTCTGCATCGTTCCGTACACGCGCGGACCGGAGCGCAGCCGTACTTTGGGCGGCGTGGTGGGCGAAGTGGAGCGGCTCGCGGCGGAGGGCGTCACCGAGGTCACGCTGCTCGGGCAGACCGTCAACAGCTATTACGACGGCACCCATGATTTCGCGGACCTGCTGCGTGCGGTGGGCGGGGTGGACGGCATCCGCCGGGTGCGGTTCACCAGCCCGTACCCCACCGACTTCACCGCCCGAGTGATCGAGGCGATGGCCCAGACCGCCGCGGTGTGCGAGCACGTGCACCTGCCGGTGCAGAGCGGATCGAACGCCGTGCTCCGCCGGATGCTCCGGCGTTACACCCGCGAGCGCTACCTCGAAGTGGTGGCCGAGCTGCGCGCCGCCATGCCGGGCATCACCTTCTCGACCGATATCATCGTCGGTTTTCCGGGCGAGACCGACGCCCAGTTCGAGGAGACGCTGTCGCTCGTCGCGGAGGCCGATCTGGACGATGCGTACACCTTCCGCTACTCGCCTCGCGAGGGGACGCCCGCCGTGCGGCTCCGGGAGGCCGTGCCAGGCGAGGTCGCGTCGGAGCGGCTCACCCGCCTCATCGACGTGGTGCGCCGGCAGGCGCGGCGGAAGAACGTGGCGCGCGTGGGCGAAACCCACGAGGTGCTTGTCGAGCGCCCGGCACGGCGGGGCGGTCTCATGCTCGGCCGCACCCGGCGCAACCATCTCGTGCTGCTCGAGCTGCCGGAGCACGCGGTGGGGGAATATCGACCGGTTCGGCTCACCGGCACCACCGGGTCCACGTTCACCGGTCGCGTCCTCACACCGGAGCTCGCCCTCCTGTGA
- a CDS encoding late competence development ComFB family protein, whose translation MIHNLAEDHVAAAYDALRHHFPDFCGCDLCRADVMVYALNRVPGSYVATLEGSVVTEVNLEREQSRAAIDVVVMDGLRRIARAPRCGRRGAPGVRRT comes from the coding sequence GTGATCCACAACCTCGCCGAAGACCACGTGGCCGCCGCCTACGACGCGCTGCGGCACCATTTCCCAGACTTCTGCGGCTGCGATCTCTGCCGCGCGGACGTGATGGTGTACGCGCTCAACCGGGTGCCGGGGAGCTACGTCGCGACGCTCGAGGGATCGGTCGTGACCGAGGTGAACCTGGAGCGGGAGCAGAGTCGTGCTGCCATCGATGTGGTGGTGATGGACGGCTTGCGCCGCATCGCGCGTGCGCCGCGGTGCGGGCGGCGCGGCGCGCCGGGGGTGCGGCGCACCTGA
- a CDS encoding DNA internalization-related competence protein ComEC/Rec2 encodes MAGLLAAAATLGGVEAAVALAREAQACAVRLPAGTLSLRVRLLEPIDSAGGQVRVRPVSAGCEGDVTARWPAAHAADAGAEARVTARWIARPQWSGRGDGTLVVSGVHASGASVLASGAAERLRSWATTAARRLYGPRAELVEALVLGRRVGLEPALRDDFAQSGLIHLLSISGFHVGLVAAWVALACRAAGMRRERALLAAAGTAVLYVSFLGWPAPATRAALLAVLAAWCRQRQRNVRANPLLSATCLAVMLIDPWAVLDLGAWLSAGALWGAATATRWSDRALGTSWGWRALSSSIGATLATAPLTAAALGTVAPIGIALNFAAIPLAAVAVPGVFASLLLLPFAPDAAASLAAGAGLGLHLIELLAAVGAAVPGGHVVTEAGPGAAVPWLLALAAFLWGMHARTTRAEALRRWAWVGAFALWIPLALQLGRPAAYGPSDLTLHFLDVGQGDGAVLRTPRGHYVVVDAGPAGGHGAGGRADAGRRVLVPFLAREGVAEISAMIVSHAHADHVGGAAAVLDRFHTDLVIEPGERYADPVYYHFLDAVAADGVPWRPGRPGDRFTLDGVSFTLLHPNPAWPHWGEDLNEDSVVLLVQYGGFRALLPGDAGLVAEHWLAGRAGRVDFLKVGHHGSRGATGDAWLDELHPKAAVVSVGTHNTYGHPSAEALARLRAHGVAVWRTDQDGQVDVVTDGATMTVQSRTRRQVFSVQDSLDGR; translated from the coding sequence GTGGCAGGCCTCCTGGCGGCAGCGGCCACACTCGGCGGCGTCGAAGCGGCCGTTGCTCTCGCGCGTGAAGCACAGGCGTGTGCGGTGCGGCTCCCTGCCGGCACGCTTTCGCTCCGCGTCCGCTTGCTGGAGCCGATCGACTCCGCGGGCGGCCAGGTGCGCGTGCGCCCCGTCTCCGCCGGCTGCGAAGGAGACGTGACGGCGCGCTGGCCGGCGGCGCATGCCGCGGACGCCGGTGCCGAGGCGCGAGTCACCGCACGGTGGATCGCGCGGCCGCAGTGGTCGGGGCGGGGCGATGGGACGCTCGTTGTGTCGGGCGTGCACGCGAGCGGCGCCTCGGTGCTCGCTTCCGGCGCTGCCGAGCGGCTCCGCTCCTGGGCCACAACCGCCGCGCGGAGGCTGTATGGCCCGCGCGCGGAGCTGGTCGAAGCGCTCGTGCTGGGCCGTAGAGTCGGCCTCGAGCCCGCCCTCCGGGACGACTTCGCGCAGTCCGGCCTCATCCACCTGCTCTCGATCTCCGGCTTTCATGTGGGGCTCGTGGCCGCGTGGGTGGCGCTCGCCTGCCGTGCCGCCGGCATGCGTCGCGAGCGCGCGCTCCTCGCGGCGGCCGGCACCGCCGTGCTTTACGTGTCCTTCCTCGGCTGGCCCGCGCCCGCCACGCGCGCCGCCCTCCTCGCGGTGCTCGCCGCCTGGTGCCGCCAGCGCCAGCGGAACGTGCGGGCGAATCCGCTGCTCTCGGCCACCTGCCTAGCGGTGATGCTGATCGACCCGTGGGCCGTGCTGGACCTCGGTGCCTGGCTCTCGGCCGGCGCTCTCTGGGGCGCTGCGACCGCCACGCGCTGGAGCGACCGCGCGCTCGGCACGTCGTGGGGGTGGCGCGCGCTCTCCTCATCGATCGGGGCCACGCTGGCCACGGCGCCGCTCACGGCGGCGGCGCTCGGCACCGTCGCGCCGATCGGGATCGCGCTCAACTTCGCGGCGATCCCGCTCGCCGCAGTCGCGGTGCCCGGCGTGTTCGCGAGCCTGCTGCTTCTGCCCTTCGCGCCGGATGCCGCGGCGTCGCTTGCGGCCGGGGCGGGGCTCGGCCTCCATCTTATCGAGCTGCTGGCCGCCGTGGGCGCCGCGGTGCCGGGCGGCCACGTCGTGACGGAGGCGGGTCCAGGTGCGGCAGTCCCCTGGCTCCTGGCGCTCGCCGCCTTCCTCTGGGGCATGCACGCCCGCACTACGCGCGCGGAAGCGCTCCGCCGCTGGGCCTGGGTCGGGGCCTTCGCACTCTGGATCCCGCTGGCGCTGCAACTTGGCCGGCCGGCGGCTTATGGCCCTTCAGACCTCACGTTACATTTCCTCGACGTGGGGCAGGGAGACGGAGCGGTGTTGCGGACACCTCGCGGCCATTATGTCGTGGTCGACGCTGGTCCGGCCGGAGGGCATGGGGCAGGGGGACGCGCCGACGCCGGGCGCCGGGTGCTGGTGCCTTTTCTCGCCCGCGAGGGCGTGGCGGAGATTTCAGCGATGATCGTCTCCCACGCCCATGCCGATCATGTGGGCGGCGCCGCCGCGGTGCTCGACCGGTTTCATACCGACCTGGTCATCGAGCCGGGTGAGCGCTATGCCGATCCCGTGTACTATCATTTCCTCGATGCCGTCGCGGCCGATGGCGTGCCGTGGCGCCCCGGGCGCCCGGGCGATCGCTTCACCCTCGACGGCGTGAGCTTCACGCTGCTGCACCCGAACCCGGCGTGGCCGCACTGGGGCGAGGATCTGAACGAGGATTCGGTGGTGCTGCTGGTGCAATACGGCGGCTTCCGCGCGCTCCTTCCGGGCGATGCGGGTCTCGTGGCGGAGCACTGGCTGGCCGGGCGCGCGGGCCGAGTGGACTTTCTCAAGGTGGGCCACCACGGGAGCCGGGGTGCCACGGGCGATGCGTGGCTCGACGAGCTGCACCCCAAGGCAGCCGTGGTCTCGGTCGGCACGCACAACACCTACGGCCATCCCTCGGCCGAGGCGCTCGCGAGGTTGCGTGCGCATGGGGTGGCGGTCTGGCGCACCGACCAGGACGGCCAAGTGGATGTCGTCACCGATGGCGCCACGATGACGGTGCAGAGCCGCACGCGGCGGCAGGTTTTCTCAGTACAGGATTCGTTGGATGGAAGGTGA
- the fbp gene encoding class 1 fructose-bisphosphatase, translated as MPDTPSPAEPTVLPTPSVTTIERFILDQESKYPEATGELSNLLYDIALAAKIIAAAIRRAGLVNILGTMGSSNVQGEEQQKLDVFANETIKQCLKHTGRVCAMASEEDEDIIPIPPEYPAGKYTVLYDPLDGSSNIDVNAAVGTIFSIYRRVSLEGRGTVADVLQPGCKQVAAGYVMYGSSTMLVYTTGQGVHGFTLDPTIGEFLLCHPKIVTPRVGKYYSVNESNFGRWSKGMQAAVRALKGDAPDRIKPKNSRYAGSLVADFHRNLIAGGIFLYPADSRNPHGKLRLLYEASPMAYIAEQAEGSATDGTTRILDIMPDRLHQRTPLVIGSREDVGFVADTLREVALRQSGPVPTPAL; from the coding sequence ATGCCGGACACACCCTCACCCGCGGAGCCGACTGTGCTGCCCACGCCATCCGTCACCACGATCGAGCGCTTCATCCTGGATCAGGAGAGCAAATACCCCGAGGCGACGGGCGAGCTCTCGAACCTTCTTTACGACATCGCGCTCGCCGCCAAGATCATCGCCGCCGCCATCCGCCGCGCCGGTCTCGTCAACATCCTCGGCACCATGGGCTCGTCCAATGTGCAGGGCGAAGAGCAGCAGAAGCTCGACGTCTTTGCCAACGAGACGATCAAGCAGTGCCTCAAGCATACGGGTCGCGTCTGCGCCATGGCGTCCGAGGAGGACGAGGATATCATCCCGATCCCGCCCGAGTATCCCGCCGGCAAGTACACCGTGCTCTACGATCCGCTGGACGGTTCCTCCAACATCGATGTGAACGCGGCGGTCGGCACCATCTTCAGCATCTACCGTCGGGTGAGCCTCGAGGGCCGCGGCACCGTGGCCGACGTGCTGCAGCCGGGGTGCAAGCAGGTGGCGGCGGGGTACGTGATGTACGGCTCGAGCACGATGCTGGTGTACACGACCGGGCAGGGCGTGCACGGCTTCACGCTCGATCCCACGATCGGCGAGTTCCTGCTCTGCCATCCCAAGATCGTGACCCCGCGGGTGGGGAAGTACTACAGCGTGAACGAGAGCAACTTCGGGCGCTGGAGCAAGGGGATGCAGGCGGCGGTGCGTGCGCTCAAGGGCGATGCGCCCGACCGGATCAAGCCCAAGAACAGCCGCTACGCCGGCTCGCTCGTGGCCGACTTTCACCGCAATCTCATCGCCGGCGGCATCTTTCTCTATCCGGCTGATTCCCGGAATCCGCACGGCAAGCTGCGCCTGCTCTACGAGGCGAGCCCCATGGCGTACATCGCCGAGCAGGCGGAAGGCTCGGCCACCGACGGCACGACGCGCATCCTCGACATCATGCCGGACCGTCTGCACCAGCGCACGCCGCTCGTGATCGGCTCGCGGGAGGATGTGGGCTTCGTGGCCGACACGCTGCGCGAAGTGGCGCTGCGCCAGAGCGGGCCGGTGCCGACGCCCGCGTTGTGA